A single genomic interval of Microbacterium sp. zg-Y1090 harbors:
- a CDS encoding SOS response-associated peptidase translates to MCGRFVVANVASELVGVLRVDVEGDRLPPPSFNIAPTARAAIVLDSAKTEPATRRLESARWGLVPGWAKDPSIGSRAFNARAEELEDKPMFRNALIKRRAVVPASGYYEWKQVDGGKVPHYIHPADDEPMFFAGLYEWWKDPAKADDDPERWLLSFTILTRDSIGHLGSIHDRMPLFIDGDFADAWLDTDTDDHNVRDLLDAAIDAAPALADTLEDHPVSAAVGNVRNDSPALIEPVD, encoded by the coding sequence ATGTGTGGTCGCTTCGTCGTCGCCAATGTGGCATCCGAACTGGTCGGCGTCCTGCGCGTCGATGTCGAGGGCGACAGGCTGCCCCCACCCTCGTTCAACATCGCGCCCACGGCGCGGGCGGCGATCGTGCTCGACTCCGCCAAGACCGAGCCCGCCACGCGCCGGCTCGAATCCGCCCGCTGGGGCCTCGTGCCCGGGTGGGCGAAGGATCCGTCGATCGGCTCCCGTGCGTTCAATGCCAGGGCAGAAGAGCTCGAAGACAAGCCGATGTTCCGGAACGCCCTCATCAAGCGCCGAGCCGTCGTGCCGGCATCCGGCTACTACGAGTGGAAGCAGGTCGACGGCGGCAAGGTGCCGCACTACATCCACCCTGCCGATGACGAGCCGATGTTCTTCGCCGGCCTCTACGAGTGGTGGAAGGACCCGGCCAAGGCGGACGATGACCCCGAGCGGTGGCTGCTGAGCTTCACGATCCTCACGCGCGACTCCATCGGGCACCTCGGTTCGATCCACGACCGCATGCCGCTGTTCATCGACGGTGACTTCGCCGACGCCTGGCTCGACACCGACACCGACGATCACAACGTCCGCGATCTGCTGGATGCCGCCATCGATGCCGCTCCCGCCCTCGCCGACACCCTGGAAGATCATCCGGTGTCCGCGGCGGTCGGCAACGTCCGGAACGACTCCCCCGCACTCATCGAACCGGTCGACTGA
- a CDS encoding 3-methyladenine DNA glycosylase, translated as MTTLAAPTATVLPRAEWEQRERAHQDRADALTAGRRARVARGETHPVDDFLYTYYAYKPAVLRRWHPGAGVELADAADTERAGWRWYAPGADAGSLRVDARGFETEKAQLATLCERMLRLTAARPGQFGCFGLHEWAMVYRAPHPRHAVPLRLGSSGTDAVVEAHELRCTHIDAFRFFTDDAVPRNRFTPTRADQPQREQPGCLHAGMDVYKWAVKLGPLVPGELLLDAFTLAREIRELDMAASPYDLADWGVMPVAIETAEGKAEYVRRQRGFAERANALRAAILAAWKPAQPTA; from the coding sequence ATGACCACGCTCGCCGCGCCCACCGCAACGGTGCTGCCGCGGGCGGAATGGGAGCAGCGCGAGCGCGCGCACCAGGATCGCGCCGACGCGCTCACCGCCGGCCGCCGGGCCCGCGTCGCTCGCGGCGAGACCCACCCGGTCGACGACTTCCTCTACACGTACTACGCGTACAAGCCGGCCGTGCTGCGTCGCTGGCATCCCGGAGCCGGCGTCGAACTGGCGGATGCCGCCGACACCGAGCGGGCCGGGTGGCGCTGGTACGCCCCCGGCGCCGACGCGGGGAGCCTGCGCGTGGACGCCCGGGGGTTCGAGACGGAGAAGGCGCAATTGGCGACCCTCTGCGAGCGGATGCTGCGGCTGACCGCCGCGCGCCCAGGCCAGTTCGGATGCTTCGGGCTGCACGAGTGGGCCATGGTCTACCGCGCCCCGCACCCGCGTCACGCCGTGCCGCTGCGCCTCGGCTCGAGCGGGACCGATGCCGTCGTCGAGGCGCACGAGTTGCGGTGCACCCACATCGACGCGTTCCGGTTCTTCACCGACGACGCGGTACCCCGCAACCGCTTCACACCCACGCGCGCCGACCAGCCGCAGCGCGAGCAGCCGGGGTGCCTGCACGCAGGCATGGACGTGTACAAGTGGGCGGTGAAGCTCGGCCCGCTGGTGCCCGGCGAGTTGCTGCTGGACGCCTTCACCCTGGCCCGCGAGATCCGCGAACTGGACATGGCCGCCTCACCGTACGACCTCGCCGACTGGGGTGTGATGCCCGTCGCCATCGAGACCGCCGAGGGCAAGGCCGAGTATGTCCGGCGCCAGCGCGGGTTCGCTGAGCGCGCGAATGCGCTGCGTGCGGCGATCCTCGCGGCGTGGAAGCCGGCTCAGCCGACCGCCTGA
- a CDS encoding glycoside hydrolase family 3 N-terminal domain-containing protein: MPRAVRLLAIAAAAVAVLGVVAAPAAATPDPDPASAGVRVAPPDAAATSAHAQRLVSAMSTRERAASVVMGHIPTTDAAALREYMTATGLGGFILMGANIPADEVALRAVTDALVTDPALPPLIGIDEEGGDVTRLPWDDLPGAATLKDAPTPVTEEAFTARGALLQRAGATVNFGVVADLTADPGSFIFRRALGTTPQSSAERVAAAVQGERGSAASTLKHFPGHGAAPGDSHHMLPTTDLSRDAWEKADAVPFRAGIDAGAELLMFGHLIYTAVDAEPATMSAEWHRIAREDLGFDGVAITDDLGMLQNTGEARYADPVANAVAALAAGNDMVMAVMLSDAGTAGRIVDGIAAAVDNGTLAAERLEEAATRVTLLRLQLAPGGLLPCPSCQAVG; encoded by the coding sequence ATGCCGCGCGCCGTGAGACTTCTGGCGATCGCGGCCGCCGCCGTCGCAGTACTCGGGGTGGTAGCCGCGCCTGCCGCCGCCACCCCCGATCCCGACCCCGCGTCCGCGGGCGTGAGGGTCGCGCCCCCGGACGCGGCGGCGACCAGCGCGCACGCGCAGCGGCTGGTGTCGGCGATGTCGACACGCGAGCGTGCGGCATCCGTGGTCATGGGACACATCCCCACGACGGATGCAGCCGCGCTGCGCGAGTACATGACGGCGACAGGGCTGGGCGGGTTCATCCTGATGGGGGCGAACATCCCGGCCGACGAAGTCGCGCTGCGCGCGGTCACCGACGCCTTGGTCACCGACCCTGCCTTGCCGCCGCTCATCGGCATCGACGAGGAAGGCGGCGACGTCACCCGACTCCCGTGGGACGACCTGCCTGGAGCCGCCACCCTGAAGGACGCTCCGACGCCGGTGACGGAGGAGGCGTTCACGGCACGAGGCGCGCTGCTGCAGCGCGCGGGTGCCACCGTCAACTTCGGCGTCGTCGCCGATCTCACCGCTGACCCCGGCAGCTTCATCTTCCGCCGTGCGCTGGGCACGACGCCCCAGAGCAGCGCCGAGCGGGTCGCAGCCGCCGTTCAGGGCGAGCGAGGGAGCGCGGCGAGCACGCTCAAGCACTTCCCCGGACACGGTGCGGCACCGGGGGACTCACACCACATGCTGCCGACGACGGATCTCTCCCGTGACGCCTGGGAGAAGGCGGATGCCGTGCCGTTCCGGGCCGGCATCGATGCGGGAGCCGAGCTGCTCATGTTCGGGCACCTCATCTACACAGCGGTGGATGCCGAACCGGCCACGATGTCGGCCGAGTGGCACCGCATCGCCCGCGAGGACCTCGGCTTCGACGGGGTGGCGATCACCGACGACCTCGGGATGCTGCAGAACACCGGAGAGGCGCGGTACGCCGACCCGGTCGCCAATGCCGTCGCCGCCCTTGCCGCCGGCAACGACATGGTCATGGCCGTCATGCTCTCCGATGCCGGGACAGCCGGGCGCATCGTGGACGGCATCGCGGCCGCCGTCGACAACGGGACGCTCGCGGCGGAGCGGCTGGAGGAAGCAGCGACCCGCGTCACCCTGCTGCGGCTGCAGCTCGCGCCGGGCGGTCTGCTTCCCTGTCCGTCGTGTCAGGCGGTCGGCTGA
- a CDS encoding GyrI-like domain-containing protein, with the protein MKVDFTKTIDAYRAKAGVFRIVDVPPLRYLAIDGEGDPNTSAGFGDAIAALYPVAYKLKFASKGRLDRDYVVPPLEAQWWADDMAAFTERRDKSAWRWTALMMVPEWIDREMIDDAVAAVAAKSPAPTALERLRWETIAEGRCVQTLHIGSFDDEGDVLARMHDEFIPGEGLRMTGRHHEIYLSDFRRVEPAKLRTILRQPVVPV; encoded by the coding sequence ATGAAAGTCGACTTCACGAAGACGATCGATGCCTACCGGGCGAAGGCGGGCGTCTTCCGCATCGTCGACGTGCCGCCCCTGCGCTACCTCGCCATCGACGGGGAGGGCGATCCGAACACCTCCGCCGGGTTCGGCGACGCCATCGCCGCCCTTTACCCGGTGGCCTACAAGCTGAAGTTCGCGAGCAAGGGGCGGCTTGACCGGGACTACGTCGTGCCACCGCTCGAGGCGCAGTGGTGGGCGGACGACATGGCGGCCTTCACCGAGCGCCGCGACAAGTCGGCGTGGCGGTGGACGGCGTTGATGATGGTGCCCGAATGGATCGACCGCGAGATGATCGACGATGCCGTCGCGGCGGTCGCCGCCAAGTCGCCTGCGCCCACCGCTCTCGAGCGGCTCCGGTGGGAGACCATCGCGGAGGGCAGGTGCGTGCAGACCCTGCACATCGGTTCGTTCGACGACGAGGGGGACGTGCTCGCGCGGATGCACGATGAGTTCATCCCCGGTGAGGGCCTGCGCATGACGGGCAGGCACCACGAGATCTACCTCAGCGACTTCCGCAGGGTCGAGCCCGCGAAGCTGCGTACGATCCTGCGCCAACCCGTCGTCCCCGTCTGA
- a CDS encoding MerR family transcriptional regulator, translating to MPWSTSELGHIAGTTVNTIRHYHRVGLLEQPERTHNGYKQYDVQHLVRLLRIRRLVALGLALSQIPAVSAGEETSTESLRELDAELQASIERLEQARASIAAILRDKAPADAPAGFESVASRVSETDRSVLHLYTRLLDEDALDDVRKMVEDDPDDLSAALEQLPADADERARDALVARYAEVFTQNFHDYPWLRELPSAGLTRRGAVVAQALGEAVPELYNPAQLDVLQRGAVLAMGRVLAVPEDRSGATERAG from the coding sequence CGGGACGACGGTGAACACCATTCGCCACTATCACCGCGTAGGGCTGCTCGAGCAACCCGAGCGGACCCACAACGGCTACAAGCAGTACGACGTGCAGCACCTGGTCCGGCTCCTGCGCATTCGTCGGCTCGTCGCACTGGGTCTTGCGCTCTCGCAGATCCCGGCCGTCAGCGCGGGCGAGGAAACCAGCACCGAATCGCTGCGCGAGCTCGACGCCGAGCTGCAGGCGAGCATCGAGCGGCTCGAGCAGGCGCGCGCGAGCATCGCCGCCATTCTGCGGGACAAGGCTCCCGCAGACGCCCCCGCGGGGTTCGAATCCGTGGCATCCCGCGTCTCGGAGACGGATCGGTCCGTCCTGCACCTCTACACGCGGCTGCTCGACGAAGACGCGCTGGACGACGTGCGCAAGATGGTGGAGGACGACCCGGACGATCTCAGCGCAGCGCTCGAGCAGCTGCCGGCCGACGCGGACGAGCGGGCGCGGGACGCCCTGGTCGCACGATACGCGGAGGTCTTCACACAGAACTTCCACGACTATCCGTGGCTGAGGGAGCTGCCTTCGGCGGGGCTCACCCGCCGGGGAGCGGTGGTTGCGCAGGCGCTCGGCGAGGCTGTGCCGGAGCTCTACAACCCCGCCCAGCTGGACGTGCTGCAACGGGGCGCCGTACTCGCCATGGGCCGAGTGCTCGCCGTGCCCGAGGACAGGAGCGGCGCGACCGAACGCGCGGGATGA